The window agagagagaaagagagaagggggagggaggagcaagaagcatcaactctcaaatgtgcctagaccaggcaagcccagggttttgaaccagcgacctcagcattccaggtcgatgctttattcactgtgccaccacaggtcaggctactctaTGTATTTTGAtggaatcatttaatccatttacatttaaggttattattgatatgtagttgtttattgccattttattctttaaagctgtattcctctttattcttttcctcctttgatctgtttccaacaggccccttaacatttcttgtagcattggtttggttgtaatgaattccttgagtttatttttttgtttgtttgggaagtgttttatttcttcttcaaatttaaactatagccttgctggataaagtagtcttagttgtacactcttcttctgcattactttgaatatttcttgccattcccttctggactcAGTGTTTCTATGAGAAGTCGGCTGTCAttcttatggggactcctttatagatgatagcctttttttctctagtagcttttaatattttctcttttcacttagctttggtattttatttatgatgtgtcttggtatagacttttttgggtttctctttaatggaattctctgtgcttcttgaacttgtgtgatgttTTCATGCACCAATTTAGGGAtgctttcagctatgatttgattgaaaaaattctctattccttgttctttctcttcttcaggaacccctatgatgcagatgttatttctcatcatgttgtcacagagctctcttagagtttccttagactttttgaatcttttttcttttttctgctctgcttttgtgccttcatttatcttgtcctccaacttgctgatttgatcctcagcttcatttatcctgcttttaatttcttccattatggtcttcatttctgatattgtatttgttatttctgactgatccttttttattatttcaatgtccttttttatacttgctatctctttatttagttgttcattataaccatctattgttgttttaagatctttgggaatcctaacaatcattattttaaactgtgcatcttgtaatttggttatatctgactcattcaattcCTTTCCTTGGGATTTTTCTTGgttcaattgggttgcatttctctgccttcccattttctctgtgtataagaaggatgtggccactggagtccaatgggtgtggcctttgtgtttccTACATGTGGTCTATCTGTTGGCCCTCcagcccctctgctgctgcctcaggtgttcacgtatgggtgttgccagtgctGGCAGGTTGCAGCCAGTActgcggtttctgcctctcctccatgggaggagcTGTATTCACATGCCTGGGTCTATAAGCCTCACCCTTTGCATTGTTTCTGGGAGTGTGGCTGTGTATCACTCCTGGGGTCACAAGCCTCAGCATtgtgggcaggggtgagcacctttgctcatctGTGGATCTCTACCTAttcccaggcttttgccctgTCCCCGCAGGTGGAGCATCACTAATGCATCTGGCCACAAGCCCTGTCtctgggggtcaggcagggctgcgtgcctgCACTCAGCCATGAGTCTCAGCCTGTtcctgggctttcaccccacccccatgggcaGAGTTGTGCTTGCGTGTTAGGCTGAAAGCCCCGGCTCAGTCTGGGCTGGACTGCGTGCCTGtgctcagccatgggtctctgcaatttccaggcttttgcctttcccctgtgggCAGGATTGCAGGTGGACCCACAGCTGGCCAGACTGCTTTCATGTGtcccttctgcccctgccaggcaATATTGAGCTtatactaggcctcagttgtggttGGCTGGCTTCCACCCCCACTGATAGGACCACACTTCCACTCCCACCATGGCCCACCTtctggtgagccctcagcagtgtgggtgggggcactgcagctcagaccctagaacaggggtcaggaacctttttggttgagagaaccatgaacaccacatattttaaaatgtaattccatgagaaccatacaatatgtttaacactaaatacaagaaatgtgtgcattttatgtaagaccaactcttttaaagtacaataagtctatgaattctttttaataacattgttatgctgttgctaaccaatgatgaataaagtaattCTTACCATTAGtacgacttctggtgctgcatggtttttctgatggctttgtagtctggttgatacgtggtgaggttaagcttcatgcaggcattgagacttacatccattaaatgtgattgtagattggtcttaacgttctttagatgtgagaaagactgctcacatgcatacatagagccaaacattgtcagtacagcaatactcacaggctgcagtgtgtggtatgtgatgagaagcgcattccaagttttgacaatcagctgttCTGCAGgttgaatgtttttcatttctacccacttgtgtttgctcatcaaCTCTGGTTGTTGTTGTGCAagtttttccaaatcttcatttagtgatttgaacttatttacccacatgtctgaggccttcaggtggagacaccggggatgtaactcaggttggcgctgtccactgcacactcgtgtggataggtgatgaatttaaaaagatgagtgcgctcacaaaattctccaaagtacactttgaatgactgcaggaggttagatgtgaagcctgctagctactggagatcaagatattgagcagggtcacttgctgtgcatgcatctttaaactctcccagtttttcaaagtgtaataaATGACCTATTTCAATGCCGGCAATGAAAAGTTCCAGCTTTTTTCAATTGCGAACACTGCTTgctgaagggataagactgtatttccaatgccttgcattttcacattgagctggttcagatgttcagtcacaCCCATGAGACAGTAGAACTTCAgtagccactcagtgttagctaactcaggatgctcgacatttttcatttcaagaaaagtccggatttcactcaggcAAGCCACAAAATggttgagcaccttccctcttgacaaccaaaaTACATTACTGTGAAGAAGCAGactaggataattattcccaacttcatccagcagtgttttaaactggtgttcatttaaagctcgggcaacaataaagttgaccacctgaatgaccagcgacatcacctcaccaagctgctcaccacacatctgagcacaaagtgcctcctgatgtaggatgcagtgaaaacttaggatgggtctcttttcatgtttaggaagaagcactacaaatcctctgtttttccccaccacgcacggagcaccatcagtacacactgaaataagtttatccatcagtagatttttttctttagcgaattcagtgaaagacttgaataaatcctcccctcttgttgtctctttcataggcaaaacagcaagactttcctcacatagtgtgtcactgacagaaTACCTTGCATctacactgaactgggataaatggcttatgtctgttgactcatccaaagtgagagaaaagaatggtgctgcttttatgtccttcactttgcctcagtttgatttgccatcatgatggtatgattgtgaatggttcttgccaacagaggcatgtcttttactcatttgattatcttgtctttatccaaaaagtcatcaaaaagttcattggcaacatcaagcatgaatgttttggcgtACTCCCCACctatgaatggctttctgtttctcacaattgctaaaggaCCAGCAAAGCTAGCTAAATGCTAATCACCTTGTTGgatccaaacacagagttgctgctgactagcttgcactctgcacagtagctcttgacatgctttctttttgctgtcccttgctggatatttcgatgcataTGTAGTATGGcttgtgtcgaagtgccgctttatatttgaccatttcatcgatgcaattttatcattgcatattagacacactgcagaacctgctctctccacaaaggcaaattcctctgtccattcctgctgaaaagtacgatactcctcatctttttttctgttagccatcttcttcatcaaaagggtttctgcaattagctagctgactatttaattaaaagtgggaaagtttacttcctgacctcacaacgatccatgtacattatgcattatccagtaaaaatttgatgttatcctggaggacagctgtgattggctccaaccatccacaaccatgaacatgagtggtaggaaatgaatggattgtaatacataagaatgttttatatttttaacagtattatttttttttattaaaaatttgtctgcaagccagatgcagccatcaaaagagtcaccataggttcctgacccctgccctagcactaaatactgtattccttaaaGCTCCCTCCTTTTAAGTGATTCTGCTCTGAGTGAtgcagaagagcttgtttggctggtgtcctgctttcctttgctggtattgttggttccaggggaaatattcacttcagatttggggagtgattcagcccaggggttagggtggctgtttctcaaagtgttcctgcctgtgcctcctagattatactctcttcctgctactctggtcctctcatctctccctgtcccccagagtcctggtgagtggttgtgaaagaggttttctgtgtggtccctttaagaagagtcCTGGGTCTAAGAAacttgtctctttctcacaaacagtatcctgaattgttttgcagctaaatactgtccatacacttcttctaggctctggggctgcaggctggggctttgttcctggggcccaggaccctcccttctccactaaaCTCAGTTCCTTccacgcaagtctctccaggctgctgtttgctcctgggagctaGGCAGCTCTcttcatgttttctctttttctaccagtctcagtgtggcttcttcagtgttccttggttaaagagttctcttagtttagtccaaggctggtttttccagatgatggttcttaaaattaaattgtaatccactttggttttagGAGGTGGAAGTTGGGACATCtgtctactccattgccatcttgctgcccctCGACATTTGTCTTTCTGATAAGGAATTGTCAAGTCTGGCTGAGTCTTCAACAAAAAATTTGcctatttttgttcttgttttttcttaggcttcataaaacaaattattattattttttaactgggGGTGTATTCCTGGATTTGAAGAAACCATGAATAATTGTGCATGCCACCACCACTGTTTTTCTATGTAAATTGTATCCATTCTTTTTCTGCAATCTCTTTTAATCCAATACAGTGTCCAGATTCTTcagattctttaatatttttccctTGGATTAATCTGGTACCATTTTCAGGATTTTGCTGGCTGACATGAGTGTCAAAGGTAAAGATTTGATTTAAAATGTGGCAGACTTGTGAGTTATTTCACTAATGTGAGATGGTATGGATGACAATACCTACAGGACTTGGCCTACACTTGTAGGTACAAGTCATTTTAAATGACTGGAGATATTTGCAATTTTCTTTAGCCTTATTTCTCTGCCAGGTTCTCCCTTCTCACAAAGGCTCTTACTTAGTAATCCATTCTTCCTCTCATGGTTCCACCTATGTCACAGAGCTCATTGGAATAATGTTGTATTCTGGTTCTAGTGTTGCTGTTCCTTatctcttgctttttttctttactctttctgtATTAGATCTTTGTTGGTCATCAAACCAGGTGGTCCCCATGGCTGGAAGCCTCTCTGTTTCTGGCTTCTCTCTTAACATGGCACCCTAGAGTATGTTGTTCAAAATATTCTCTGCTGGGATTATTCCCTGTGGCCCCAATAAGAGAAAGAGACCTTGTTAGATCTTTGTTTGAAGAGGAGGCAGATGTACTAATTGGTGTCTGGGTGGTAGAAGCTTCACTTTGGATCCCTATAGGCAACACCTGAAGATGTACCTATTAAATACCCTGTTCTGGGGACCTGACTGGTAGTTTAATTTCTCCTCCATCTGTAGGTCAACCAGTGCAGCTCTTTGGTAAGTAATGGTTAAGGATAGGCTCAAAAAAGAGAGACGCATATAGGCTCCAACATAAATTAGATTTCCTCCTACTTTTCTGGATCTGGATAATCTGATTGGCTGGGTAAAGTACATGGTTTCAATATCATTAGAGAAAATTAGAAGTACTGCCAATACTCTGTACATCATCTAAGGTCTATCAGGACCTTCTGTGTTATACAGACACAAGCAAAGGAGGGTCCAGGTATGTGAGAATTTCTTCCTCCAAAATAGGCCAACATTCTTCTAGTTCTTGCTCAACAGTCAGCTATTTATAAATCTGGTCCTCTTTGAAGCCCACAGTGTGAGTTACAGGAAACCATTTATTGAGGTGCCTAAATCAGTGTTACAGATTCTTGTAGTCTCAGGGCCCCTTTATCCTTCTTTGCCTGCTGCCCTGATGGAGGCAGAGAATTTGAGCTTACTGGGGCAGACTTTTTTATTACTAAGGTTGTAATGAAGAACATTTGCTGGGTCCCCAGGGGATCATTGGGACATCAGATGTAATTATCTCTTACATTGTTCTGAAGACAGTGTCATGTTCCACAAGGTATGCTCAGGCTTAAGGTTGGTCagctttaaatataatttgaagcAGATGCTCAGGTGATCAGAGCTACAGTTCTTGACACTTTCTACCTCCCCACCCAATATTACATTCTGGTGTGCAGGGGAAAAATGTGATTGGGAGGGAAAATGGGAGCAGGATTAGGAAGAATATAGTATTTTTGACTGGGTCACTCCAGGTTACTACTATACAGACATCTGCCCATGGGATGAATTTATTatgttttgttaaataaaatgcattgttCCTTAAACAGATATCTCCTAATGTATCATTTATTTCTTGTACTTCAGTAAAAACAATACTATTTTCAGCAATTGATAAAGAATtcacacatttatattttatgggATTCTCACAATGATCCCATGAGGTAGGTTTTGGTCTACTCATTTCACCTGGGAGGAAACTAGATGCTTTGTTTAAAGTCACAGAGTTGACGTATGGCAGAAATATTACCTGAATTAGGATACTGACTCCTAGTCTAGAGTGTGTTTCATGTCTCCAGAACTGTAGGTCCACTCAACTCGCTCATCTCCCCAGCCCTCATGCCTTCTGCTGTCATTATATAGCAGTGATGGTTGAAGGTATGAGCAATAATCCCATAGTCTTTCttggagagaaaagcaaaaggttcttggctattttaaagtggtgctgtttcttctttcttggaCTATGCTTCTGGACCTACCTCTGTCTTTTTTCCTCATGTTTAGACACATTTCTTGTTGTTGAAACTGTGAGATCAACTTGGCTGTACCTTTACTAACTGGAATGTGACTCACTTATGTTAGGATCCAAAGTCCTCTCAGATTCTGGCCCAGGTCTCTGTGTGTTCTTGTGCTTTTCTTTCACATGAGAGAATTGTGGCCTTGGAGGTATTACTGGGTGTTGGGGAGACATATAATGCCTAAATCATTCTTTAGCTGTTTGATTCCTCTACTGCTCACCATTGGCCACAGGGCCGGAAAGTCTTTCTTGGTCCTATAGCAGCCACTGATAACATGAAGTCAGGATGAGGATTTTATTAGCTCAGAGATTCATGTATGTAAATCTTGTCTGATTCTGTCACAGAATAAATCTGAGACCCTGGGCCATGACTTCTTTCTAGACTTCAGTTTTCTAACctgaaaaatgatgaattagGCATAGCATATGTTAGGAAACTGAATAATTTTATACACTTGTGTAACcatataaaaaatggaactggagGAAATATCTTCCCAGTTTCTCTCTTGTTCTTAATAATGTGGCTATGACATAGAATTCTTTTGCTTTCACATGATTGTTCTCACCAAGAGCTTCTTTTGATTCCAGGTCACCACAACTCTGAATCCTGTGTCTGCCCCTGTACAACAGCACCCTGAAGGAGAGGGAGATACAGGAGGTGGTGAAATCAGAAAGCCATTTAGATACTGGGGAGAGAAACAAGGTATGTATTGGTGAAATGACAGGGAATAATCCAAGGAAGAACCTGATGGATGTTGGAGTCATCAGGGGCCAGGTGTTCTGTAACCTGGTCATCAAGTGAAGTTTGAAGGAGAGAGATGTCTCTAAATTAAGGGATTTTCCAGGTTTTAGGATTTGGGGCTGTTTTAGATGAAGATTAGTGGTATAATGCTGGAGGGCTCATGTTGATTAAATCTTGTACCAGCTTTTACAATTTGGGAATATGAGCTTgacagaaaagatttttttttgaacatcAGTTCCAGAGTATTTTCTTAAATCAGATTATGTGAATTGCTAGATCACAGATATATTAAGATAGCTAATACTAGAACCTGGTTTCTGAACCTATTGGCCAATGCATTTCCCATCAGACCAAGTTGCCTTGCTTCTTCTGTGTTTGAAGATCTTGTAGAAATATTGactaaactgaaaattatatatgaCTGTTTTCTGTGAACTATAGGGGAAGAGTGATTGTGATGGTGATGTTAGTGAGATCATGTCTGCTGGGTTCCAACCCCTGAATAGTTGAATTTaacctgctctttttttttctttgcagtggCCCTTTGCTCTTCTAAGTGAGATGATCACCATGATTCTTTCCAATAATTCTTATCTCTTCCCACACACTTTCTTCTTGGCTGGCATTCCAGGACTGACTGCTGCCCATATTTGGATCTCACTTCCCTTTGGCTTTATGTTCTTCCTGGCAGTGACTGGGAATGGTGTTCTGCTTTTTCTTATTCACACAGAACGCTGCCTTCACCAgcccatgttttattttcttgccatGCTCTCCTTTGTCGATCTGGTTCTCTCCCTTTCCACTTTGCCCAAGATGCTGGCCATTTTCTGGTTTGGTGCAACAGCCATCAGCTTCCACTCCTGTCTTTCTCAGATGTTCTTCATCCATGCATTCTCTGCCATGGAGTCTGGAGTGCTGGTGGCCATGGCCCTGGACCGCCTTGTGGCCATCTGTAACCCACTACGTTATACAGCCATTCTTACCCCAGTTGTTGTGGCCACGATTGGAGGCCTGGTGGCACTGCGAGGTGTGGTGCTGACCATCTCCTTTCCAAGCCTGGCCTATCGGCTGTCCTACTGTGGCTCCCACATAATTGCTTATACTTACTGTGAGCATATGGCAGTGGTGAAGCTGGCCTGTGGGGCCACCACTGTGGATAACCTCTATGCCTTTGCTGTGGCAATCTTACTTGGTGTGGGGGATGTGGCCTTTATTGCCTACACCTATGGGAAGATTGTGAAGACCATCATTCATTTTCCTTCACCTGAGGCACGTTCTAAAGCAGGCAGCACATGCACAGCGCATGTCTGTGTCATCCTTTTCTTCTATGGACCAGGTTTTCTTTCTGTGGTCATGCAGCGCTTTGGCCCACCCACAGCCTCTGCTGCCAAGGTCATCCTTGCCAATCTCTACTTACTCTTTCCCCCTGCACTGGACCCCATTGTCTATGGGATCAAGACCAAGCAGATCCGGGAGCGACTGTTTAAATTTCTAACCCTCAAGAGAATTGATCCCACTTGAGTGTAGTCCTTATCATCTGAACCTCAGGGGCCATTGTGACCCCCCCTGTGGGGTGGAAGTCCCACAGCTCAGGTCATTTATCAGGTGAGAAGAGTGAAGGGAAAGTGAGTAAAGTTGTCCTGAGTGTCTGGAAGTTGGGAAATATCTTCTGAGGCCTATGGTGTTTAGATATTGTGATAGAAAATTGAAAAGGGCTGGAGTATCTCTACTGatcaatcaacaaataattttatgaTAGCCTTTCCATCTAAAAGCTTATGATTTACTTGTGTTAACAAGATAAGTGTATcatgtaattaaaaaacaattaggaCTTTTACAAACATTAATCAAGTGACTTAGGAGTTCAGGAAGAAATGAACTGGGTTTAAACACAAAAACATGGGCCACCTCCCAGCACCATGACACTGACTTGTAGCAACTTTGTGGGAGCACAGAGGCTATTTCATCAGAAAGATTTTGGAATCCCAGAAACAGGAGTTTGAACACTATCAAGTTTCCAGTTTATGTGAAAAACTCTTTATATAGTCATGTTCTATCTCACACTAGAATTGCAGCTAAAGCTTGATTTCTTTATTCCATGTAGTTTTCCAGCCTTTTTTGAGATGAATGACCTTTCATGACTTCTGAAGTATTATGTAGTTTTATGCTCTGAAAGtaataatgtcttttatttcttcacttttcaTCTCAGGCACAGAAAGTTGAGTTAAAGTTTATTGCACATGACAATTAATTGTTTtaactcttactttttttttttctgttttcattcttaATTCTCTTGCTCATTTTCTTCTGGTTCTTACTATTGCTACTCACTTTGatatatttattcttaagtatttataTGTCCTTGCAATATTTATATAGTGTTGATTGAGTATTATGTATACTGAATATACATAAATACCCTTTTTTGGTTACTCAAGTGTCCACGCTTTCTCCAGCCATGGGTAGTCTGAGTTCTTCCTAATGGAATACATATGTCTATCTTTATCCTCATCAAGCCTACTCATTTTGAACTTCAGTTCAAATCTCATGTCCCTGAAGAAGATTTTGTAACTAGATTAGTTACTTGTTTTTTGAACTAAGGTCtctgtgtatatttattttattatttatcataaTTTATAATGATATATGTAATGAATGGTTGAATGATCTCTATCTTCTGTTTCTACTACATGGTGAGTGGAATGTATTCTTAGCCTGCTGACACATGATAGGCTCTCCATTAATGCTTGttccataaataaattttattatttaatgtacTGCATCATT is drawn from Saccopteryx leptura isolate mSacLep1 chromosome 1, mSacLep1_pri_phased_curated, whole genome shotgun sequence and contains these coding sequences:
- the LOC136388803 gene encoding olfactory receptor 52N4-like, with product MITMILSNNSYLFPHTFFLAGIPGLTAAHIWISLPFGFMFFLAVTGNGVLLFLIHTERCLHQPMFYFLAMLSFVDLVLSLSTLPKMLAIFWFGATAISFHSCLSQMFFIHAFSAMESGVLVAMALDRLVAICNPLRYTAILTPVVVATIGGLVALRGVVLTISFPSLAYRLSYCGSHIIAYTYCEHMAVVKLACGATTVDNLYAFAVAILLGVGDVAFIAYTYGKIVKTIIHFPSPEARSKAGSTCTAHVCVILFFYGPGFLSVVMQRFGPPTASAAKVILANLYLLFPPALDPIVYGIKTKQIRERLFKFLTLKRIDPT